TTATTGAAAACAGCTTCCTCTTCCGTTATCTCATTGATATTTTTTTCTTCAGGGATTTTCCTTTCCGCATTTTCTTCGGCAAGATTAACCAATGTTTCATGAAGCTCTCCTTCGACAATTTCATTCAGCTGGTTATTAAAAATGGCCTCTTCTTCTGTAACGCCTATTGAAAAAGCTTCCTGCCTGCCTTCATCAATCTCGTTCAGTCTGTTATTAAAGATTGCCTCTTCTTCGGTGACTTCATAGTGTTGATTCTGTTCTTCAGAAATCGCATTTGCTGATGGGAAGCCATCTCTATTTTCAGGAACCGGAGGAAATTTTTCGTCTCCGGCATATTGGATGTTTTTTTCGAGCAAATGTAAACATAACATTTTTTCGGCAAGCTCGTCCACAAGATCTTTCCCGGAAAGGAACTCATCAACGTGGTTTATTTTGTCCAGAATACGGATGATATTCTTGGATTCAAAAAAAATCTTTTCCTTTAAATCTTGGATGTTATGCATATTAAGAATCTTATTAAAATTGCTTACTTTTGATCTTAAAAATATACGGCTAATTTAACAAATGTTTTTAGAAAATACAATTAATCATTCCAAACAAAGCGGTTGGATGGAAGTTATTTGTGGCTCAATGTTTTCCGGAAAAACCGAAGAGCTGATCCGGAGGCTGAGAAGGGCAGAAATGGCAGGCCAGAATGTGGAAATTTTCAAACCGAGACTGGATACACGCTATTCCGAAGAAGATGTGATTTCCCATAACCAGAACAAGATCCGCAGTACACCCGTAGAAAACCCAAATGAAATTCTTTTGCTGGCTTCCAATTGCGATGTGGTAGGAATTGATGAAGCGCAGTTTTTTGACGAAAGCATTGTCTATGTGGCCAATGAGCTGGCCAACAGCGGAATAAGAGTGGTTATTGCAGGCTTGGATATGGATTTCCTAGGCCGGCCTTTCGGACCGATGCCAAACCTTATGGCCACTGCAGAATATGTTACGAAAGTACACGCCATCTGCAAAAGGACAGGGAATCTTGCCAACTATTCCATGAGGATTTCCCAAGGCAATAATCTGGTGGAACTGGGTGAAACGGAAAGCTATGAAGCGGTAAGCCGCCGTGTTTTCATCGATGAAGTGCTTTTGAAAAGAAAAAATAATTAAATTAGCTAAATTAAAGTATTATTTACCTGTCATATCAGAATACGTTTAAAGGTAAATTGTTTTATACCGATATCTTAAAGAACAGATTTTATTTCAATAAATTTACAGTAAATTTTATTGAAAGACTTAATTTTCAGGCTATAATCACATAATATAATTCTAAGGACCTTGAAACGGGTCCGGCAAAAAGAAAGCAACACAGCAGAGAGGTACCAATGAACTATACAATACAACAGATTGCAGAGATCACCAGTGCAGAAGTTATTGGAGATAATAAATCAGTGATCAGAAATATCGCTTTTGACAGCAGGATTATTTATTCTATCCGGGATACAGCATTTATTGCCATCAATACCCAGAAAAATTCCGGAGAAAAGTTCATAGAATCTGCTATTGCACGTGGAATTACCGTGATCATTTCCAAACGTCAGTATCCTCAGTTCGAGAATATCACCTGGATTATTGTTGAAGATCCTATTGCTTTTCTTCAGACGCTGGCCCGCTACCATTTTGAAAACAATCAGCTTAAGTCTGTAGGCATTACGGGAAGCAATGGGAAAACCATTTTAAAAGAATGGCTCTATCAATGCCTCTGGAATGAATTTTCTACGGTAAAAAGCCCCAAAAGTTTTAATTCCCAGATTGGTCTTCCGCTCTCTCTGCTCCAGATCAATCCTTCTCATGAACTGGGGATTTTTGAAGTCGGGATCTCGAAGCCTGAAGAAATGGAAAAACTGGAATCCATCTTTCATCCTCAGATCGGTCTGCTTACCCATATCGGAACTGCCCATCTTGCCAATTTTGAAAATGAAGAAGAACTGATCAATGAAAAGATCAGACTTTTTAAAACTTCTGAAGTAATTATTTACAACGGAGACAATCGGTTGGTTGACAGAAAACTAAAAGAACTGTATTCAGGTAAAAAATTAATCTCTTACGGCCTTAAAGAAAACAACCATGTACGTTTTAAAACGGACGTTCCCAGAAACGATAATGCCGTAGTTCTTTATTTTGATGAAGAGATCAGTTTTCCGGTTCATCAGCGGGATGAAGCTACTTTAACCAATGCTCTGGCCTTAATTGCCGTCCTGAAAGAACTGAATATTGAAAACCGGAAAATCATTGAAAAAATCAATTCATTAAAGGCCGTGGAAATGCGCCTTGAAGCTGTTGAAGGGATAAGGAACAATAGTATTATTAATGATTATTTCAATCTGGATCTGGATTCCCTGAAAACGGCTTTACAGTTCCTGAATGAATACAATAAGAAGAAGAAAAGGTCTCTTGTATTAACAGATATGATTGGGGTGAATGAAAACCATCACCAGCTGTATGAAGAAGTTTCCGAACTGGTCAATGAACAGAAATTTGATCATGTATTTCT
The sequence above is a segment of the Chryseobacterium sp. JJR-5R genome. Coding sequences within it:
- a CDS encoding thymidine kinase, which encodes MFLENTINHSKQSGWMEVICGSMFSGKTEELIRRLRRAEMAGQNVEIFKPRLDTRYSEEDVISHNQNKIRSTPVENPNEILLLASNCDVVGIDEAQFFDESIVYVANELANSGIRVVIAGLDMDFLGRPFGPMPNLMATAEYVTKVHAICKRTGNLANYSMRISQGNNLVELGETESYEAVSRRVFIDEVLLKRKNN